One segment of Verrucomicrobiia bacterium DNA contains the following:
- a CDS encoding lipid A deacylase LpxR family protein: MNCRITFMVFWGIMVSAWLVPCARATDEKQGPFFAITEENDLFSNPLTADHTDRHYTQGTKLTYRDGDDELPQWVASMSAAFPPLWIDASTQNVGYVFGQNIYTPQDILTNALIKTDRPYAGWLYGGMFLQRRGDTGDARIPVLESFEVDLGITGPASLAGATQVNFHNWFLASDVPRGWHNQLDNEPGLLLKYERLWRLSLNDQTARYVDVIPHVGTEVGNIMIFGDLGAALRVGVNLPDDFGVQIIDAPASLDGGMTPHTSPFSCYAFGGVDGRVVGQNLFLDGNTLRNGPSVDRIPCVADFSCGVAISVFRHLEVSYTRVIRTHEFVGQKNADVFGSLTAKAMFRF; encoded by the coding sequence ATGAATTGTCGCATAACCTTCATGGTGTTTTGGGGAATCATGGTTTCGGCGTGGCTCGTGCCGTGCGCGCGGGCCACCGATGAGAAACAGGGTCCCTTCTTTGCTATTACAGAGGAGAATGACCTTTTTTCGAATCCGTTGACCGCGGACCATACCGATCGGCATTACACACAAGGCACGAAGTTGACTTACCGGGACGGGGACGACGAACTGCCGCAGTGGGTCGCCAGCATGAGCGCCGCGTTCCCTCCCTTGTGGATCGATGCCTCGACACAAAACGTCGGCTACGTCTTTGGACAGAACATCTATACGCCACAGGACATCCTGACTAATGCGCTGATCAAGACGGACCGTCCTTATGCCGGCTGGCTGTACGGCGGCATGTTCCTCCAACGGCGCGGCGACACGGGCGATGCTCGGATACCGGTACTGGAGAGCTTCGAAGTCGATCTCGGCATCACCGGCCCCGCCTCGCTGGCCGGCGCGACGCAAGTGAACTTTCATAACTGGTTTCTCGCCAGTGACGTCCCGAGAGGCTGGCACAATCAACTCGATAACGAGCCGGGCCTGCTGCTGAAATACGAGCGCTTATGGCGGTTGTCGCTCAACGACCAAACCGCTCGCTACGTCGACGTGATCCCGCATGTTGGTACGGAGGTTGGCAATATTATGATCTTTGGGGACCTGGGTGCCGCCCTGCGGGTCGGCGTGAACCTGCCCGATGACTTCGGTGTGCAGATCATCGATGCGCCGGCATCGTTGGACGGCGGAATGACACCCCACACATCGCCGTTCTCCTGTTACGCTTTCGGCGGCGTCGATGGACGCGTGGTGGGCCAGAACTTGTTTCTTGACGGTAACACACTCCGCAACGGACCGAGTGTCGACCGTATCCCCTGTGTGGCGGACTTCAGCTGCGGCGTCGCGATAAGCGTGTTCCGTCACCTTGAGGTGAGTTACACCCGCGTGATACGCACCCACGAGTTCGTCGGCCAGAAGAACGCCGACGTCTTCGGTTCGCTGACCGCGAAGGCGATGTTCCGATTTTAA
- a CDS encoding PAS domain-containing protein has protein sequence MNRISRSSSRVRLVLVVLLAVVPSLALIYYNSREQRDAAIAQAHEDVARIARLAAAENAGVFDGVHQLLVALAQFPELRGDDPVRGGTVLGKLLEESRFYSDLGVAMPDGHMFYSAATSKDQESVAGRQWFQQAMKTRDFTVGEYQAGGSSGRPSLNFGYPIVGPGGQVQRVLFASLDLNHLTRQISLALPPEGVELALVDRGGVVLAQTGASDNRVGHIAVEAAQIKEVSSYHGRGSEQRRDSTGVEHIYAFYPIGGKHAGADAYVIASMPTAIAFTAADRGLRKSLVGLALVTLLALVAAWYGGEAIVLRQTNDELEQRVQERTRELAHEQFLLRTLLDNVPDSIYFKDSQGRFLRSSSAQTKRFGLSDPAQAIGKTDFDFFAKEHAEEAFADERQIIQTGQPLIGMEESSPLADGTERWVSTSKLPLRDKDGNIVGTFGISREITDRKRAEQALAKEHNVLHTLVDNLPDLVFVKDLKGRYVFDNAAHRAFLGVSILDEVIGKTVFDFYPRELASPLHADDEAVLAAGVPLLHREEDLTDRSGRKARAVTSKIPYRDEHHMVVGLVCISRLLGGPK, from the coding sequence ATGAATCGTATTTCCCGCAGCAGTTCGCGTGTGCGACTCGTGTTGGTGGTTCTGCTTGCCGTGGTTCCCTCCCTTGCGTTGATCTACTACAACAGCCGTGAACAGCGTGATGCGGCCATCGCGCAGGCCCACGAGGATGTCGCGCGCATTGCGCGCCTGGCTGCGGCAGAGAACGCGGGTGTCTTCGATGGCGTGCATCAATTGCTCGTCGCACTCGCGCAGTTTCCCGAGCTTCGGGGCGACGATCCGGTGCGCGGCGGCACGGTCCTGGGGAAACTTCTTGAAGAGAGCCGGTTTTACTCTGACCTCGGCGTGGCGATGCCCGACGGGCACATGTTCTACAGCGCGGCAACGTCAAAGGACCAAGAATCTGTCGCCGGTCGCCAGTGGTTTCAGCAGGCGATGAAGACGCGCGATTTCACTGTTGGCGAATATCAGGCAGGCGGGTCAAGTGGTCGACCGTCGCTCAACTTCGGGTACCCGATTGTTGGCCCCGGCGGCCAGGTGCAGCGTGTCTTGTTCGCTTCGCTCGATCTCAATCACCTCACCCGGCAGATCAGTCTCGCCCTGCCACCCGAAGGTGTGGAACTGGCGCTGGTAGACCGCGGCGGTGTCGTCCTCGCGCAGACCGGTGCCTCGGATAATCGCGTCGGGCACATCGCCGTCGAGGCCGCCCAGATCAAAGAGGTCTCGTCGTATCATGGACGAGGATCAGAACAACGGCGCGACTCCACGGGCGTCGAGCATATCTACGCGTTTTACCCAATCGGCGGCAAGCATGCGGGTGCCGACGCCTATGTGATTGCGAGCATGCCCACGGCGATCGCATTTACAGCGGCCGACCGCGGGCTAAGGAAAAGCCTGGTCGGGTTGGCGCTGGTGACGCTACTGGCGCTGGTGGCGGCGTGGTATGGTGGTGAAGCGATCGTTTTGCGCCAGACGAACGACGAACTTGAGCAGCGTGTGCAAGAGCGCACGCGTGAATTGGCGCACGAGCAATTCCTGTTGCGGACGCTGTTGGACAACGTGCCGGACAGTATTTATTTCAAAGACTCACAAGGGCGCTTTCTGCGATCCAGCAGCGCGCAGACCAAGCGATTCGGTCTCAGCGATCCCGCGCAAGCCATCGGAAAGACGGACTTTGATTTCTTTGCCAAGGAGCACGCCGAAGAGGCGTTCGCTGACGAGCGGCAGATCATTCAGACGGGCCAGCCGCTTATCGGCATGGAGGAAAGCTCTCCCCTCGCGGATGGCACGGAAAGATGGGTCTCCACCTCCAAACTGCCGCTGCGCGACAAGGACGGCAACATCGTCGGCACTTTTGGGATCTCGCGTGAGATCACGGACCGCAAGCGGGCCGAGCAGGCGCTGGCCAAAGAGCACAACGTGTTACACACGCTGGTTGACAATCTTCCCGACCTTGTGTTCGTCAAGGACTTGAAAGGCCGCTACGTCTTTGACAATGCCGCCCATCGGGCATTCCTGGGCGTCAGCATACTCGACGAGGTCATCGGCAAGACAGTGTTCGATTTCTATCCGCGAGAGTTGGCGTCACCCCTGCATGCCGATGATGAAGCCGTACTGGCAGCCGGAGTGCCGCTCCTCCACCGCGAAGAAGATTTGACCGATCGGAGCGGACGTAAAGCGCGGGCCGTAACCAGCAAGATCCCATATCGAGACGAGCATCACATGGTTGTCGGCCTGGTCTGTATTTCCCGGCTACTCGGCGGACCGAAATAA
- the arcC gene encoding carbamate kinase → MKTIVIAIGGNSLIKDDQHMSVPDQYAAVVETARHITDLVEEGFRVVITHGNGPQVGFILLRSEHSRGILHEVPLDSIGADTQGAIGYQIQQALQNEFRRRHRKQSVATIVTQTLVDQNDPAFQKPSKPIGQFYKKEDAEDRMRVEKWTMVEDSGRGWRRVVPSPKPVRIVEAEVIRHLVNEGYVIIAAGGGGIPVVQDEQGNLHGTAAVIDKDLASAVLAKEIGANLLVISTAVEKVCLNFGKPDQKTLDRLTIAEAKQYIAEGHFKPGSMLPKIQACIRFIEEGGVEALITCPEVLPTALAGRTGTRIVG, encoded by the coding sequence ATGAAAACCATCGTCATCGCCATTGGCGGCAATTCCCTTATCAAAGACGATCAGCACATGAGCGTGCCCGACCAGTATGCGGCCGTGGTTGAGACCGCGCGCCACATCACCGACCTGGTCGAGGAAGGTTTTCGTGTTGTCATCACCCACGGGAACGGCCCGCAGGTCGGGTTCATCCTGCTGCGCAGCGAACATTCGCGAGGGATCCTTCATGAAGTGCCGCTGGATTCCATCGGAGCGGACACGCAAGGAGCCATTGGCTATCAAATCCAGCAGGCGTTGCAGAACGAGTTCCGCCGGCGCCACCGGAAACAGTCGGTCGCGACGATCGTGACGCAAACGCTGGTGGACCAGAACGACCCCGCCTTCCAGAAACCGAGCAAGCCCATCGGTCAGTTTTACAAGAAGGAAGATGCCGAAGACCGGATGCGTGTTGAGAAATGGACGATGGTCGAAGATTCCGGCCGTGGCTGGCGGCGCGTTGTACCGTCCCCAAAGCCGGTCCGGATCGTCGAGGCGGAAGTCATCCGACACCTGGTCAACGAGGGCTATGTCATCATTGCGGCGGGTGGGGGCGGGATCCCCGTGGTGCAGGATGAACAAGGGAATCTCCATGGTACCGCCGCCGTCATTGACAAAGATCTCGCTTCCGCTGTCCTCGCGAAGGAAATTGGCGCCAACCTGCTCGTGATTTCAACCGCCGTCGAGAAGGTTTGCCTCAACTTCGGCAAGCCCGACCAGAAGACGCTCGACCGCCTGACAATTGCGGAAGCCAAGCAGTATATTGCCGAGGGCCATTTCAAACCCGGCTCGATGCTGCCGAAGATCCAGGCCTGCATCCGATTCATCGAGGAAGGTGGCGTGGAAGCTCTCATCACGTGTCCCGAAGTTCTTCCCACGGCTCTTGCCGGCAGGACCGGTACACGTATTGTGGGCTGA